Part of the Falco naumanni isolate bFalNau1 chromosome 3, bFalNau1.pat, whole genome shotgun sequence genome is shown below.
AGGGCGGCGCGGTGTAGATGCGGTGGACCACAGGGCTGATGTCCAGCATGTACGCCAGGCCGgagggcagctcctggcagagcCGGCTCAGAAGGTGCGTGGACTGGTGGTAGCGGAACTTGGCATAGCAGGAACCGGCACAGGACAGCCATGCTAACAGGATGGCCACTGGCATGTAAAACGATTTGATCTTCTCATGCCAGCTTGGCTCGATGGTGTAGTAGTAGTGCCCCAGAGCGCTGCCATACTGGTAAATGGCAACACCCACATAGTCCATGAAGAAGAAGCTGTAGTGCCAGAACTCAGATTTGGCCTGCAGAAGGTGAGCGAGGGTGCTGAACGTCAGGTAGGTGATGGATGCCACGATGATTATGAAGAGGGGCTGGGCATGCAGGTCCTGCTGAAAATCCACTCGCTGCGAGAGCTGCTGGAACCGCAGCAGCAGGATCAGCGCTGCCACCAGATGGGTCCAGACGTTGATGGCCTCATTGTGCTGTTGGAAGAGTGTTGAGAAGTAATAGCGCCAGGTCTGCTGCACCGGCCGGTAGCCAGTGTGGATGTAGGGCTTCCAGAAGACCTTTGGCACCTCTGAACTGCTGACggtggagggagaagggggggccagcagctgggggaccTGCCGCACATTAATGAAGAGGCGGCTAAGCTTTTCAGTGATGACCGTCACCATGATGCAGCCAAACTCCAGGTCCCCACCACGCAAAACAACCTTTGGGATGGAAATAAAGTTTTGCTGCAGGATTTCACAGTGACTTTActcaaaaaaaacaacaacaaacccaaccaaaatgCTTTGTTTGGTGTTTGCTTCCCCCAAAGATACGTAAATCATGCAGGACTGGAGAGTGGCCTCATTatagctgaaataaaagaatcaCTAAAAACAGTAATAGGGAGGAGGCTGAAGGAAGATTTAAGAACCCCTGGAGTGCCCTGTGCTGCACAGGTGACAGTCTGGAGGAGTACAGAAGTAGAGGACACAAGTATGGGGTTAATTGACACAATAATTTAACACACCAGGACGCATCAGTTCCTAGCTCACCCCTTCCCAGCAGTTTAGGAACTGCTAAACAAACTCCCCACTCCAAGACTGGGCCAGATTTTCCCCTTTGTAAACTGCTTGCAGTATCAGCCTTTACAAACGAGCCAcgttatttaaaaataatgagatgaCCTGCTCTGCCTCAGGAGGAGGCATAAATAACTATAACGCCAGTAACAGAAGATGTAACTCCCATGTTCAGAGTTTTTACCATCTTTTTTCAGCTCCTGATTGTCAGTGCAGCTgtgcacacagcacagcttgAGTGAGTTCATCCTGTTGCATCACTGAGGTCCAGCAGCATAATCTTTGTGAGCAGGCGTTTCCAGGTTTACATTTTTGAAGCTGCTGTCCTTACCAAGATAAAGGCAGCCTCGCTGGCTTGTTCTGCCTTTTCACGACAGCCTTAAAAACACATTGAACAGAACGTGCTCAAAATCAAATTTCCCCTCCTCCTTACCTGCTCTTGCTCAGACAAGTTGTGAACAGCCCAGCTCTCGTCCAGCTCCAGTGCCGATTTACACCTCAACTCCGGGCAAGCGCAGTCATTTCACGGACAGCTCAGACAGGAAAAGCTCTTCGAAGtttgggaagaggaggaggaggggatggaactgtttattttcagtgtctCTGTAATTTCCTCATCAAAATGGAGTAGATAGGTCTGTAACTCATGCCTGTCTGAACCTGAGGGGCACAGATGCAGATAAAACCAGACTGTTTGCTGCTCGGCTTCGCTCTCGAATGCTCTTTTCCTACCTCGCCTGGTTAAAGAAGCCCCACATCAAAAATAACTGGTCTGTCTCAGGGCAGCACCTCGAAGAGGGCAATCCTGACCCTCACGTGGCCTCCTAAACCCTCCTGTAACACTGCGACATGCACAGGCTGCCGGTGAAAAATTAACTTCATAAACCTCTTCCGGACTTGCAGCTACTGTGCTGAAGCAGAACAGCCTTGAGTCCTGCCAGGGAGATGGgaacaaaaagcagaactaCCCGGGTGACCCTATTTTGACCAAAATTTGAtaagcaggaagaaaacactGCCCTTCTACCGCCCGGAGAACTTGCCTGTGTGCCAGGGCTGCCGCTGCCCGCGAgatggtggggaaggggctcaGCTCCAACCGCGTGTGACCCTGTCACGGCTGCTGAAAGCCAGATTCCTACGGGAAAGGCACCCCAGTTCTGCTCAGGGAGACGCTGTGACAAAAGCAGCGGGAAAAGCTGCGTTGTGAGCAGCCAAGCACGAGGCAGGAAAGGGAGCGGTGTTTACTTCAGAGCCTCCAAAACTAGCTGGAGCAGGAGTTAATTTGCAAAGCTCCTCCTAGCTACAAACGGAGCACATCCTGCACATCCTGCGCAGCACTGGAAATCGTTAATCTGGCTTGTACTCCGAATCATAACCCCCACATACCCATGAGATGTCGAGAACGTTGCCTCAAACACCTCTTATTTCTGACAGCCTCTCCTTTCTCAAGCAGCAGCCACCCATTTTGCTGAATTCTTCCTTAACGGCACAGActcagccaccagcagctcACACGCCAGTTGGCTCCAGTGCATACAGCTGCTGCTACCCTTCCACAGCACAAATAGTTTTctattattaatatatattgtACTGGTTTCCTCACAGCACAGGGTCACCAAGCCCCATGCCCGGGCAGCCTCTCCATCCtcctggcagcaccagccctgccaaaCCCACATTGGGGGCAGCCAGGGACTGAGCCCCCCTCccaagaattattatttttttcccaggaattatttttccataCTTCAGAGCATGGGCacagccggggcagggggggtgcgTGCGTCTGGGTCGGTGGGGCTCTGGATCCTCTTTCCTCCCGTTaccccccctcctgccccccccccatggCACGGCACCTGCTGAGCCACCGCAGCTCCGCTCCCTGCCCCATGCCGAGCCCCACCAGGCCCCCCCAGTGGCCACCCCCATGCTTCTGTAATTTGCTACCGCACGGGGGGCTGCTCGGCCTCAGAAATCctgctgtatttttacttttttaaagcctgtttaCAGTCCAGCTTTCCCCACCAGAGACACTATTATTCCCTGTTTCCTTCCTAAGCCAGTCCCCCCCCACCTCTAGTATCATTCCTATCCTCTTACTATCTGCACCCCCCATCTcattcccaccccagcagctctccGAGGAAGCAGACCAAGCTCAGACCCCAGGCACAAAGCACGAGTGAAGTGTAACACAGGCAGCCATGTAAAGCAGAACTAAGATGAGGGAACAGAAGGCCCCCGAGCGGAGAGCTGACAGCTTTGGCaagtgaaaaaacatttaatgtcTCTTTGTGCTCTTAACACCATTTGGGGTTTGGCAGTGCCGTCATCCTCCTCCCCCATCCCTTGAAAAGATAGGAAGAAAACCCACACACAGTATTTGGGACACTTGGTCTTTTCTCAGCAggcaaagaaatacattaaaatgaaaacctgattttatttttttttttggattgcTAATTATGCCTGATCTTGTTTATGGGATCTGATCCAGCAATCACTTAAATCTCCATTATGTAGCACTAGATGCTCAGCTTCTTGCATAAGCGCGTTCTGTAGCAGGTTCAAGCCTTCGTCTCAAAGTTCAGCCCGGTAGTCCCATCCTCCTCACCACCCCGGTGGATCCTGACCCACATCCCTGTGCTCCCAGCTTTCGCAATGTTGATACACGTgattaaaacccccaaacctgcaCTATGCCCCCACTGCAGCTGGGTGGCAGCTCCCCCACAGGTAGTTTGGTTTCTTGGTTTCTCTTACCTTAAGTTATGAAATATGAGAACACTCGTGGAAATGCTTCATGGAAAGGGTCTGATCCCAGCTTTCCAGTGCACCCAGCCTGGCTTTATCTCACTGTTCCGCTTTCACTCAAAAGTGCAATGTCAGCTTTCGGTTAAGTACAATTCCAATGCAATCAAAAGTGGAAAGTGCAATCCATGAAAGCTTTCTAAACTGAGGTTCTTTCTTTAACGAGCCCTAGTAGGCTGGTCAAGTGGTCCAGGACTCAATCAcccccccttaaaaaaaaaaaaaaaaatcccctacCAGCTTTTCCATCCTCAAAACTTGTTAAGTCTGTCACCTTGGCAGTGCcagctgctccagtgtggagTTAACCTGAAAACAAAGCCAGTGGCCAAGCCACAAGATCACAGACACAAACAGGACCTCACCGAGAGCAGTGCCACCAAGCATTTGACACTAGCAGAGCCGTGAAACCCAGGGCCTCCCTGCTCCGAGGGAATGCACTTACTGAAGCAGAGTACTTCGAGGTTATGTGGCTGCTCATGCCCACCAAGTGCAACCTTGtctttgctgcagagctgcacaaaTACCTGTGGACACCCTTACAGGAAGGGTTTGGggtgctggttttggttgtttggttttttttttctttaaggcaCCTGTACAATACAGCAGCTTTGTACCCCATCCACCTAAAAAGTATCTTTCCTCAGAGCAGAAGTACAGCTGTACCCACTTCTCACACTTCAGAGAAACCAGAGATGATACGCATCTTGTTTGGGCAGGAGTTAAGATCTTCACATTTGCCCTGTGGCTCAGTGTACTACCCCAACACACCTGCTGCAGACACCAGGATACAAACAACTCTTATCcacaacagcatttttcaatTCAGGGCTCAATCCCAGCACAAAACAGGTTTCTGACTTTTATGCTCTGACACTGCAGGAAGCGGTACACAAGTCACCATTCAATAGCACAAGTCATCTTCTAGAAACCCTGGccataagcaaaagaaaaaaaaaaaagcagcctcaGATCAGTCATGTGGTAACAAGGACTTGTTTGTTGAAGTGTCAGCATCCAAAGGGATGTGGTTCTGAActctttttaacaaaaaaaacccccatgcaACAGCTGACAACTGCTGAGGT
Proteins encoded:
- the PAQR7 gene encoding membrane progestin receptor alpha is translated as MVTVITEKLSRLFINVRQVPQLLAPPSPSTVSSSEVPKVFWKPYIHTGYRPVQQTWRYYFSTLFQQHNEAINVWTHLVAALILLLRFQQLSQRVDFQQDLHAQPLFIIIVASITYLTFSTLAHLLQAKSEFWHYSFFFMDYVGVAIYQYGSALGHYYYTIEPSWHEKIKSFYMPVAILLAWLSCAGSCYAKFRYHQSTHLLSRLCQELPSGLAYMLDISPVVHRIYTAPPSEQADLALLYHKCQVLFFLIGAFFFSHPYPEKWFPGKCHFFGQSHQIFHMCLVLCTLAQIEAVVLDYESRRHIYSTLQGDLAHNFSALCLFTVICSVLTAAYMARKVKNKLSFKEE